Proteins co-encoded in one endosymbiont 'TC1' of Trimyema compressum genomic window:
- a CDS encoding CbiQ family ECF transporter T component: MVILGNINTVRLFKRLLPFLLFGISLAFFLWFANGFSESQMIPCISIGLRIINFSLMSVGFVLTTEPRDFVMSMIQQFRVPYVIGYSFLAAYRFLPTFSDELKK; the protein is encoded by the coding sequence ATTGTTATTTTAGGAAATATTAATACAGTAAGATTATTTAAAAGGTTGTTACCTTTTTTACTCTTTGGTATTTCATTAGCTTTTTTCCTTTGGTTTGCAAATGGTTTTTCGGAAAGTCAAATGATTCCTTGTATTTCAATTGGCTTAAGAATTATTAATTTTTCATTAATGTCAGTTGGATTTGTTCTGACAACTGAACCTCGGGATTTTGTAATGAGTATGATTCAGCAATTTAGGGTGCCTTATGTTATTGGATATTCATTTTTAGCAGCCTACCGTTTTTTACCTACTTTTAGTGATGAATTAAAAAAATAG
- a CDS encoding ABC transporter ATP-binding protein, translating to MKDISFTVNRGDFMAILGPNGAGKSTLSHVMLHLYRNYEGSIRLDGKPIKSYKKKDFFHKAGLVFQNTEWQFVSYVVEEELYYSLKKFKMSKEEKVAKVDNFIKQFNSENQRKANPYLLSQGQKED from the coding sequence TTGAAAGATATTTCATTTACTGTAAATAGAGGAGATTTTATGGCTATTTTAGGACCAAATGGTGCAGGAAAATCAACTTTATCTCATGTAATGTTGCATTTATATAGAAATTATGAAGGCTCCATTAGGTTAGATGGCAAACCAATTAAATCTTATAAAAAGAAAGATTTCTTTCATAAAGCTGGTTTGGTTTTTCAGAATACAGAGTGGCAGTTTGTTAGCTATGTTGTAGAAGAAGAGCTCTACTATAGTCTTAAAAAATTTAAAATGTCAAAAGAAGAAAAAGTTGCTAAAGTAGATAATTTTATTAAACAATTTAATTCGGAAAATCAAAGAAAAGCCAATCCATATTTATTAAGTCAAGGTCAAAAAGAAGATTAA
- a CDS encoding energy-coupling factor ABC transporter ATP-binding protein: MSIKIRDLSLGYSKNKLVLKNISYTFNTGEVNLLLGPSGCGKSSLMYILKGLIPHSISGHVAGDISNNNISIKGLEPSVLAPQIGLVFQDPDTQFATFTVEDELLFGMENLKFYHDMDKSIDETLKILEIEHLRHRSLNALSGGEKQRVAIASVLSLNPEILIFDEPTSNLDVHYRKMIFKLIKKLKEEHNKTIIILEFLIEIIDNIVVLNTDGEISAKGSKEEVLKELLKNKSSEGIYLPKGLELLQYLKHEDEKNIPLTQGEIVAYIKSHPAHALKTCINNQNIDLKNLY, encoded by the coding sequence GTGAGTATAAAAATCAGAGATTTATCATTAGGATACTCTAAAAACAAACTGGTTTTAAAAAATATATCTTATACCTTTAATACAGGTGAAGTAAATCTACTACTTGGTCCAAGTGGTTGTGGTAAAAGCAGTCTTATGTATATTTTAAAAGGCCTTATACCCCACTCTATAAGTGGACATGTAGCAGGAGATATTTCAAATAATAATATATCAATCAAGGGGCTAGAACCAAGTGTTTTAGCCCCTCAAATTGGTTTAGTGTTTCAAGATCCAGATACTCAGTTTGCTACTTTCACAGTAGAAGATGAGTTGCTTTTTGGTATGGAAAATTTGAAATTTTACCATGATATGGATAAGAGTATCGATGAAACTTTAAAAATTTTAGAAATTGAGCATTTAAGACATCGAAGCTTAAATGCATTATCTGGTGGTGAAAAACAGAGAGTAGCAATTGCTTCAGTATTGTCTTTAAATCCAGAGATTCTTATTTTTGATGAACCAACATCAAATTTAGATGTACACTATCGCAAAATGATTTTTAAGTTAATCAAAAAACTTAAGGAAGAACATAATAAAACAATTATTATTTTAGAGTTTTTAATTGAAATTATTGATAATATTGTTGTTTTAAATACAGATGGTGAAATTAGTGCTAAAGGTAGTAAGGAAGAAGTTTTAAAAGAACTATTAAAAAATAAAAGCTCTGAGGGTATTTATTTACCTAAGGGATTAGAACTTCTCCAGTATTTAAAACATGAAGATGAAAAAAATATACCTTTAACTCAGGGAGAAATAGTAGCCTATATTAAATCCCATCCAGCACATGCCTTAAAAACGTGTATTAACAATCAAAATATAGATTTAAAAAACCTATATTAG
- a CDS encoding ECF transporter S component, translating to MVNKRFCSSRINRCSFRCILSGSRQSIITFGLYCLSALVPMCVVRKPGSAVLGSVITAVVNILVGSPYGINIVVAGLLQGAGAEVGFGIRKYNNFGIGSFTLRALFITLFVTIRDYFIFGYNLLPIGTLLVVIIIRILSALIIGGGLAMLIAKGLRKAGVVKTEEH from the coding sequence TTGGTCAACAAGAGATTTTGTAGTAGTCGCATTAATAGGTGTAGTTTTCGGTGTATTCTTTCTGGCTCTAGACAGTCTATTATAACTTTTGGCTTATATTGTCTATCTGCCTTAGTTCCAATGTGTGTTGTTAGAAAACCTGGTTCAGCAGTTTTAGGCAGTGTAATTACGGCAGTAGTTAACATTCTAGTAGGTAGCCCTTATGGTATTAACATTGTAGTAGCAGGCTTATTACAAGGGGCTGGTGCTGAAGTTGGTTTTGGCATTAGAAAATACAATAACTTCGGGATTGGATCCTTTACTTTAAGGGCTCTTTTCATTACATTATTTGTAACAATCAGAGATTACTTTATATTTGGATATAACTTATTGCCTATTGGAACTTTGTTAGTCGTTATTATTATTCGTATTCTAAGTGCTTTAATAATCGGTGGGGGCTTAGCTATGTTAATAGCAAAGGGATTACGTAAAGCTGGAGTGGTTAAAACAGAAGAGCATTAG
- the dnaJ gene encoding molecular chaperone DnaJ yields the protein MSKRDYYEVLGVSKDASEDDIKKAYRKLSKKYHPDLNKEAEAPEKFKEIQEAYDVVGDASKRSQYDQYDHIDFNNAGGFGGAGDAGFEDFNFGGFGDIFENIFGGGGRRGGRRQQGPIRGDDLTYQMTISFMDAAFGTEKDFVIHREDTCDVCNGSGAKPGTSKETCPTCGGIGQVMSSMGFFQTMRTCPTCHGTGEIISDPCTNCRGKGRVKKERTIHVTIPAGIFDGARIRISGEGDAGINGGSYGDLYVLIRIQNHKTFKRDSNDVYSEIKINMVQAALGDEIEVETIHGMEPLTIPEGTQFGSTFRLKDKGIQKMKSGSFGSHYVYVKVVVPTHLNKEQRSKMKELGDLILDKPLNYKPKKEKKVFDKVKDFFSGDLNE from the coding sequence TTGAGTAAGAGAGATTATTATGAAGTCCTAGGCGTCAGTAAAGATGCCTCTGAGGACGATATAAAAAAAGCCTATAGAAAACTATCTAAAAAATATCATCCGGATTTAAATAAAGAGGCAGAAGCCCCAGAGAAGTTTAAAGAAATTCAAGAAGCTTATGATGTTGTTGGAGACGCTTCAAAAAGAAGCCAATATGATCAATATGATCATATTGATTTTAATAATGCAGGTGGTTTTGGCGGCGCTGGAGATGCTGGCTTTGAAGACTTTAACTTCGGAGGTTTTGGTGATATTTTTGAAAATATCTTTGGTGGTGGAGGACGTCGCGGTGGTCGTCGCCAACAAGGACCAATTAGAGGTGATGACCTAACCTACCAAATGACTATTAGTTTTATGGATGCTGCTTTTGGAACTGAAAAAGATTTTGTAATTCATAGGGAAGATACCTGTGATGTTTGTAATGGCTCTGGGGCAAAACCTGGCACAAGTAAAGAAACGTGTCCTACCTGCGGTGGTATTGGGCAAGTTATGTCATCAATGGGCTTTTTTCAGACTATGAGAACCTGCCCAACCTGTCATGGTACAGGTGAAATAATTAGTGACCCTTGTACAAACTGTAGAGGTAAAGGCAGAGTCAAAAAAGAAAGAACTATACATGTTACCATTCCAGCAGGAATATTTGATGGAGCAAGAATTCGAATTTCTGGAGAAGGTGATGCAGGTATAAACGGCGGTAGCTATGGTGACTTGTATGTGCTAATTAGAATTCAAAACCATAAAACATTTAAGAGAGATAGTAATGATGTCTATTCAGAGATCAAAATAAATATGGTTCAAGCGGCTCTAGGAGATGAAATTGAAGTGGAGACTATTCATGGAATGGAACCACTTACTATTCCAGAAGGTACTCAATTTGGCTCTACTTTCCGTTTAAAAGATAAAGGTATTCAAAAAATGAAGAGTGGTTCTTTTGGTAGTCATTATGTATATGTAAAAGTAGTTGTACCAACTCATTTAAACAAAGAACAAAGAAGTAAAATGAAGGAATTAGGGGATTTAATATTAGATAAACCTCTTAATTACAAACCTAAAAAAGAGAAAAAAGTTTTTGATAAAGTTAAAGACTTCTTTTCAGGAGATTTAAATGAATAA